In one Echinicola marina genomic region, the following are encoded:
- a CDS encoding NUDIX domain-containing protein, which yields MEENPWKTKSKKTIYSNPWIELEEHEVVTPGGSDGLYGKVKFKNKCMAIVPVDKDLNTWLVGQYRYTIDEYSWEIPEGGGLIGEGLLESAKRELREETGLRAEKWTEVMRFHTSNSVTDEEGFAFMAEELSLGETAHEDTEDIIVRKLPLKEALEMVVQGKITDVISAAVLLKVARILGV from the coding sequence ATGGAAGAAAATCCCTGGAAAACGAAAAGTAAGAAAACCATATATTCCAACCCTTGGATAGAGCTGGAAGAGCATGAGGTGGTCACGCCTGGTGGTAGTGATGGGCTTTATGGAAAGGTGAAATTCAAGAACAAATGTATGGCTATTGTTCCGGTAGACAAGGATTTAAATACTTGGCTGGTTGGTCAATACAGGTATACCATAGATGAGTATAGCTGGGAAATCCCTGAAGGTGGCGGGCTTATTGGAGAGGGATTGCTGGAGAGTGCCAAGCGTGAACTTCGGGAAGAGACGGGACTGAGGGCTGAAAAGTGGACTGAGGTCATGCGGTTTCATACTTCAAATTCGGTTACGGATGAAGAGGGTTTTGCCTTTATGGCAGAGGAATTAAGCTTGGGAGAGACAGCTCATGAGGACACAGAAGATATTATTGTCAGGAAATTGCCTCTCAAGGAAGCGTTGGAAATGGTGGTGCAAGGAAAAATAACGGATGTCATCAGCGCGGCAGTTTTGTTGAAGGTCGCTAGAATATTGGGGGTTTAG
- a CDS encoding tetratricopeptide repeat protein: MQFSKYLLIVLVFLTTVTYGGQVPVDSTGLKGKQEYLLLNKGLQFRITEAINSMYDFDFETAERGFAVMRYNYPNHPLPYFLMGLSQWWKIIPDTENEQYDGLFFRFMDETIEKAEAMLEEEPENKEATFFLAAAYGFKGRLLSERESWTATAFAGKNALKYMEMSKGEEELSPELLLGDALYNYFSVWIPENYPLLRPVMSLFPKGDKGLGLRQLEEVASNSFYARVEAQYFLFRLYASEEKRPFDALQITEYLHNKYPHNPYFHRFYARQLYALGKELEAKEVSEEILTAIENGETGYESNSGRYAAFFVAQFYHKNNRLDEAKKYYSKTAAFGEESENHESGYYLYALLNLGKISAKQNKDEEAKEYLKKVKKYAKRKHPVHKEARDFLKKNKL, from the coding sequence ATGCAATTCAGTAAATACCTTTTAATTGTTTTGGTCTTTCTAACTACTGTAACTTATGGTGGGCAGGTTCCAGTTGATTCGACTGGTCTGAAAGGGAAACAGGAATATCTGCTGCTCAATAAGGGCCTACAATTCCGTATCACAGAGGCGATAAACAGTATGTATGATTTCGACTTTGAAACAGCCGAGAGAGGGTTTGCTGTAATGCGGTATAATTACCCGAATCATCCCTTACCTTATTTTTTGATGGGCTTAAGCCAGTGGTGGAAGATTATCCCTGATACAGAAAATGAACAGTATGATGGCCTGTTTTTCAGGTTTATGGACGAGACCATCGAAAAGGCGGAGGCAATGCTGGAGGAGGAGCCTGAGAATAAAGAAGCGACCTTCTTTTTGGCCGCTGCTTATGGTTTTAAGGGACGATTGTTGAGTGAGCGTGAGAGTTGGACGGCTACGGCTTTTGCAGGAAAAAACGCATTGAAATATATGGAGATGAGTAAAGGAGAGGAAGAGCTGAGTCCAGAGTTGTTGTTAGGAGATGCTTTGTATAATTATTTTTCTGTATGGATACCTGAAAATTATCCCTTATTGAGACCAGTGATGTCCCTTTTTCCTAAGGGAGATAAGGGCTTAGGACTTCGTCAATTGGAAGAAGTGGCATCAAACTCCTTTTATGCTAGGGTGGAGGCCCAGTATTTTTTGTTCAGGCTGTATGCTTCAGAGGAGAAGCGCCCTTTTGATGCCCTTCAGATAACTGAATATTTGCATAATAAGTATCCCCACAATCCCTATTTCCATCGGTTTTATGCGCGGCAGTTGTATGCTCTAGGGAAGGAACTTGAAGCCAAAGAAGTTTCGGAAGAGATTTTGACAGCGATTGAAAACGGTGAAACTGGTTATGAGTCAAACAGCGGAAGGTATGCGGCGTTTTTTGTGGCCCAGTTCTATCATAAGAATAATAGGTTAGATGAGGCGAAAAAGTATTATAGCAAAACGGCGGCGTTTGGGGAGGAGTCCGAAAATCATGAAAGTGGTTATTATCTCTATGCATTGTTGAATTTAGGTAAGATTTCAGCCAAACAAAATAAGGATGAGGAGGCCAAGGAGTACCTCAAAAAAGTGAAAAAATATGCCAAAAGAAAACATCCTGTACATAAGGAAGCACGGGATTTTTTGAAAAAGAATAAACTTTAA
- a CDS encoding class I SAM-dependent methyltransferase, translating to MATYTTEIASDKLVSDNPIHQRLLKAYIAAKPLVNGELLEIGCGEGRGVEVLRENVLAYHGVDKIGGVIEKLQQKYPDVVFEQAVIPPLSTVASGTYDTVVSFQVIEHIEDDRLFLEEIYRVLKPGGKAIISTPNIRHTLSRNPWHIREYTGKQLKDLCEGIFDKVDAKGIGGNEKVWEYHEANRKSVQKIMRFDIFDLQHKLPASLLRMPYEILNRMNRNKLHKQGGEAVTGISHDDFLVVDHPDKGLDLFYVLEKKG from the coding sequence ATGGCTACCTATACAACGGAAATTGCCTCTGATAAGTTGGTCAGTGACAACCCTATTCATCAACGTTTATTGAAAGCATACATTGCAGCTAAGCCCTTGGTAAATGGGGAATTATTGGAAATAGGCTGTGGTGAGGGCAGAGGAGTGGAGGTGCTCAGGGAAAATGTGCTTGCTTATCACGGGGTGGACAAAATCGGTGGGGTGATCGAAAAACTTCAACAAAAATATCCTGATGTAGTTTTTGAGCAGGCAGTAATTCCCCCATTGAGCACTGTGGCTTCAGGTACTTATGATACAGTGGTGAGTTTTCAGGTGATCGAACATATTGAGGATGACCGACTTTTTTTGGAAGAAATATACAGGGTGCTAAAGCCTGGTGGGAAAGCCATTATTTCTACTCCCAATATCCGTCACACCCTGAGCAGAAACCCCTGGCATATCAGAGAATATACTGGCAAGCAGTTGAAAGACCTTTGTGAAGGTATTTTTGATAAGGTGGATGCAAAGGGCATTGGAGGGAATGAAAAAGTCTGGGAATATCATGAAGCCAATAGGAAGTCAGTACAGAAAATCATGCGTTTCGATATTTTTGATTTGCAGCATAAATTGCCTGCTTCCCTACTGCGTATGCCTTATGAAATCCTGAATAGGATGAACCGTAATAAGCTGCATAAACAAGGAGGGGAAGCTGTAACCGGTATTAGTCATGATGATTTTCTGGTGGTGGACCATCCTGACAAAGGTCTGGATTTGTTTTATGTTTTGGAGAAGAAAGGTTAA
- a CDS encoding GWxTD domain-containing protein: MMIKIKTLNFKLLGALALIFLGSWTAEAQSSLKDINQNLRYSRYSRISPKIIPIKVSEREFKLQMPIEKIEEAPNFEDYVFSYAIVEDFDQEINEKNIVPLTASDLKLDTERHFYFEETVRIPEKQEEAYAVIICKDMRQGDQYVYHTDLISPFVAEIPNFGAYYDNNIPFDQNFINKEEALIFKSSEAMSLFSFYYPRDFDIPLPPMETRPAPVPKDIRVVNNGDFLINVPKPFNEDGYYFIQSDTSGQTGFMVKTTSESFPRVSSYHEMVDMLVYISTRSEHEALREASDKKKALDEYWLNLTKDTEKAQGIIREYFRQIEFANILFTDFKDGWKTDRGMIYTIMGPPTDVFFDKDQEIWIYDKLGSNSKIRFTFARVKNIFTPNYYKLNRSRSYQPEWFQSITLWRSGKMAF, from the coding sequence ATGATGATAAAGATAAAGACACTAAATTTTAAACTTCTAGGTGCTCTTGCCCTGATCTTCTTAGGCTCTTGGACTGCTGAGGCCCAGAGCAGCCTAAAAGACATTAATCAAAACTTGCGATATTCTCGGTATTCCCGAATTTCCCCAAAGATAATCCCTATAAAAGTCTCTGAGCGGGAATTCAAATTACAAATGCCTATTGAAAAGATTGAGGAAGCACCCAATTTCGAAGATTATGTATTTTCATATGCGATCGTTGAAGACTTTGATCAAGAAATCAACGAAAAAAATATCGTCCCCCTAACCGCTTCTGACCTTAAACTCGACACTGAACGGCATTTTTATTTTGAGGAAACAGTGCGTATCCCAGAAAAACAAGAAGAAGCCTATGCGGTGATCATCTGCAAGGATATGAGGCAGGGTGACCAATATGTTTACCATACAGACCTTATCAGCCCTTTTGTAGCTGAAATCCCCAACTTTGGTGCCTATTACGATAATAACATACCTTTTGACCAAAACTTCATCAACAAAGAAGAAGCTCTAATCTTCAAGAGCAGTGAAGCCATGAGCCTCTTCAGCTTTTACTACCCTCGTGATTTTGACATCCCCTTACCTCCAATGGAAACCCGGCCTGCACCAGTGCCGAAAGACATCAGGGTGGTCAATAATGGTGATTTTCTCATCAATGTACCCAAGCCATTTAATGAAGATGGTTATTACTTCATCCAATCTGACACCTCAGGTCAAACAGGCTTTATGGTTAAAACCACTTCTGAATCATTCCCAAGGGTATCCAGTTATCATGAAATGGTAGATATGCTCGTTTACATTTCTACCAGAAGCGAACATGAAGCATTACGAGAAGCCTCTGACAAGAAAAAAGCATTGGATGAATATTGGCTCAACCTCACCAAAGACACTGAAAAAGCACAGGGAATTATTCGGGAATACTTCAGACAGATTGAATTTGCCAATATTCTTTTTACCGACTTTAAGGATGGCTGGAAAACAGACAGGGGTATGATCTACACCATCATGGGGCCTCCCACAGATGTTTTCTTCGACAAAGATCAGGAAATTTGGATTTACGACAAATTGGGAAGTAATTCAAAAATTAGGTTTACCTTTGCACGCGTAAAAAATATTTTCACACCGAATTATTACAAGCTGAACCGTTCCAGGTCTTATCAGCCTGAATGGTTCCAAAGTATTACATTATGGAGAAGCGGAAAGATGGCTTTTTGA
- the rlmB gene encoding 23S rRNA (guanosine(2251)-2'-O)-methyltransferase RlmB: MEKRKDGFLIEKGAHEKDFIFGTRAVMEALHAQKDIDKILVNKELNNDLIKELLALAKQERVPVVRVPEAKLNRITRKNHQGVVAHMSAIQYASMDNVIEECFSKGIDPMILVLDRITDVRNFGAIARTAECAGVHAILIPEKGAAQINSDAVKTSAGALNFLPVCRAKNLFFAVKELKRMGLNIVSCTEKTERDMYQADFTVPTALIMGSEEDGISDELMQLSDEFVRIPMGGNIESLNVSVACGVMIYEAIRQRKTSK; this comes from the coding sequence ATGGAGAAGCGGAAAGATGGCTTTTTGATAGAAAAAGGAGCTCACGAGAAAGATTTTATTTTTGGCACCAGGGCAGTGATGGAAGCACTTCACGCCCAAAAGGACATCGACAAGATCTTGGTCAATAAGGAACTGAACAATGACCTTATCAAAGAACTCTTGGCCCTTGCCAAACAAGAAAGAGTTCCTGTCGTAAGAGTACCCGAAGCCAAGCTTAACAGGATCACCAGGAAAAACCACCAAGGTGTAGTGGCCCACATGTCTGCCATACAATATGCCTCCATGGACAATGTAATCGAAGAATGCTTCTCCAAAGGTATTGATCCAATGATCTTGGTCTTGGATAGGATTACAGATGTAAGAAACTTTGGCGCTATCGCCAGAACCGCTGAATGCGCGGGTGTACACGCCATCCTTATCCCAGAAAAAGGGGCTGCCCAAATCAATTCTGATGCTGTCAAAACTTCTGCAGGAGCACTTAACTTCCTTCCTGTCTGCAGGGCCAAAAACCTGTTTTTTGCTGTCAAGGAACTGAAAAGAATGGGACTTAATATCGTTAGCTGTACAGAAAAAACCGAAAGAGACATGTACCAAGCTGACTTTACAGTGCCCACAGCCTTGATCATGGGCTCTGAAGAGGACGGTATTTCAGATGAACTGATGCAGCTCAGTGATGAGTTTGTAAGGATTCCTATGGGAGGGAATATAGAAAGCCTTAATGTCTCAGTGGCTTGTGGAGTAATGATTTACGAAGCGATCAGACAAAGAAAAACATCTAAATAA
- a CDS encoding DUF4270 family protein, which produces MQKKHNIKLLIPFFFLTACFENEKLTKPQVVTDGEDLALQIIEYTDIDLFTYFNDSLATNNLSSFTLGHHEDNYRGSIHAMPYLQFGITNQTAVNEDAQLDSVVLVLFYEKYHYDTLPGFDIEVHELLENLETDDDGNIYSYQNFEFDQSPLITQPSRIVPSKDSLTVTLPYDFGHRLFEMGKGNNSIFESNDELEEIFKGLVLSTNENSALMGFNNSSYIGFHYRVPSDLDEGKGLLKLSVANGSGKFTHFDIDRTSQYFTSPQAYENIPIATSNGVIMTDQIMGAAIRLELPEILELKEKAEAFIIASANLILPLQPNTYDRYFNIPVTTVNLGIVNKKNLLIQSLGTTTLSSWDEQFQEKTFYEIPIKSFIDYKLSKGQHNEDALWINVPNSTDLETSGLILSESTNEQKIKIDITFIPLN; this is translated from the coding sequence ATGCAGAAAAAACACAACATAAAGCTCCTAATTCCCTTCTTTTTCCTAACGGCCTGTTTCGAAAACGAAAAGCTCACCAAACCACAGGTGGTAACTGATGGAGAAGACCTTGCCCTTCAAATCATAGAATATACAGACATCGATTTATTCACCTATTTCAATGACTCCTTGGCAACCAACAACCTCAGTTCGTTTACCCTAGGACATCATGAAGACAATTATAGAGGAAGTATACATGCCATGCCCTACCTACAGTTTGGCATCACTAATCAGACAGCTGTAAATGAAGACGCCCAATTGGATTCTGTCGTTTTGGTATTGTTCTACGAAAAGTACCATTATGACACCTTGCCAGGTTTTGATATTGAAGTTCACGAACTATTGGAAAACCTGGAAACCGATGATGATGGCAATATTTACAGTTACCAGAATTTTGAATTTGATCAAAGTCCACTTATTACACAGCCCTCAAGAATAGTCCCTTCAAAAGACTCCCTTACCGTTACATTGCCCTATGATTTTGGCCATAGACTATTTGAAATGGGCAAAGGCAATAACTCCATCTTTGAATCCAATGATGAACTGGAAGAAATATTCAAAGGCCTGGTTTTAAGTACAAATGAGAATAGCGCCCTGATGGGGTTTAACAACTCTTCTTATATTGGTTTCCATTATAGGGTTCCAAGCGATCTGGATGAGGGAAAAGGCTTACTCAAACTAAGCGTAGCAAATGGTTCTGGCAAATTCACCCATTTTGATATTGACAGGACCTCCCAATATTTCACCTCCCCACAAGCCTATGAAAACATCCCTATAGCAACATCCAACGGTGTCATCATGACCGACCAGATCATGGGAGCCGCCATTCGATTGGAACTCCCTGAAATTCTTGAGTTAAAAGAAAAAGCAGAAGCCTTTATCATTGCCTCGGCCAATTTAATTCTCCCATTGCAGCCAAATACCTATGACCGGTACTTCAATATCCCCGTCACCACCGTAAATCTCGGCATAGTGAACAAAAAGAATCTCTTGATTCAAAGCTTGGGCACCACCACACTCAGTTCCTGGGATGAACAGTTCCAAGAAAAAACCTTTTACGAAATCCCCATCAAAAGTTTTATAGACTATAAACTCTCTAAAGGACAACACAATGAAGATGCGCTATGGATCAATGTACCTAACAGTACAGACCTTGAAACAAGTGGCTTGATCCTTTCAGAAAGCACCAATGAACAAAAGATAAAAATAGACATCACATTTATTCCATTAAATTAA
- a CDS encoding glycosyltransferase family 117 protein, with amino-acid sequence MINYKKVNDLTGWIVFLLATLVYLLTIEETASFWDPGEFIAVSYKLQVPHPPGAPFFLLIYRMFGFLAFGDGLSVAYWMNVGSALFSGFTILFLFWSITLLGRKLFKLEKGKESKGHTIAIMGAGIIGSLVYTFSDSFWFSAVEAEVYAMSSFFTAIVIWAFLKWDVIENPKDENRYMIFIAYLVGLSIGVHLLNLVTLPALALVVYFKKFKSPNLKGAIIAFLLGGVALVIINNIIIPGLPSIAGSLEIFFVNSIGLPFGSGIIFFVFVFLGALIAALIYSIKSKHAILNTVLLSLTFILIGYGSYALIVVRSNADPVINENAPKDVLSFVSYLKREQYGYRPLMHGQYFTAEVIDQKEGDPVYVKGDNKYEIVDYGIVNEYDPEKTTILPRIYSTQPNHKRIYRAKLGLREGEEPTFADNIYFMFSHQLGHMYWRYFMWNFSGRESDYTDAPAMTFLSAFEDFPKYISENKAHNNYLMLPLILGIIGLFFQAKYDQKSFWVTMMLFLMMGAVLVLYLNSPPVEPRERDYIYVGSFYAFAIWVGLGVLAIAHAIAKVNKNFAVASIMATLIAFPVPMLMANQNWDDHNRSDRYFSVDSARNFLASCEENAILFTGGDNDTFPLWYVQEVEGFRTDVRVIVLSYFDTDWYVEQMTKPVNQSAALPFSLEKKNFKKGTNDVLYVNERQGLNAISAKEYLRLLKNESDLLKINSNFSTPVYQVPSKNLILEVDSAKVIKQGIIPEGMEDLVLSQMNLKVKGRYMTKGNLMLLDMIVTNNWERPIYFNNTSLSSIGFELRDHVVMEGLTYRLLPVQKPESADEFLVNTDLAYENVMENFAYRGMNNPDNYFDEEYRRFTSNHRSALNTITGALLSEGDLERAADIQKLSLEKFPNEAIPYDLANGQSVIYLFEMGEDDLALDIIEKLSERSFETLQFYRDKGREMDRDAMISLEMMRYFVPLLQERGYDELATKIQNNLDIVLGPSGSPGMLNNTK; translated from the coding sequence ATGATCAATTACAAAAAAGTCAATGACCTTACGGGGTGGATTGTATTTTTATTAGCCACGCTAGTTTATTTACTTACCATAGAGGAAACAGCCAGTTTTTGGGATCCGGGAGAATTTATAGCGGTATCCTATAAACTGCAAGTTCCCCACCCTCCAGGAGCGCCATTTTTCCTATTGATCTACCGCATGTTCGGGTTCTTGGCCTTTGGAGATGGACTTAGTGTCGCCTATTGGATGAATGTGGGGAGTGCCCTATTTTCCGGCTTCACCATACTTTTCCTTTTCTGGTCCATTACTTTACTTGGACGCAAATTATTCAAACTTGAAAAAGGAAAAGAAAGTAAAGGGCACACCATTGCCATTATGGGAGCGGGAATCATTGGTTCATTGGTCTATACCTTTTCTGACAGTTTCTGGTTTTCGGCCGTGGAGGCAGAAGTTTATGCCATGTCCTCCTTTTTCACCGCCATTGTCATCTGGGCTTTCCTAAAATGGGATGTGATTGAAAACCCTAAAGACGAAAATCGTTACATGATTTTCATCGCATATTTAGTAGGACTTTCTATAGGGGTTCACTTGTTGAACTTAGTTACCTTGCCTGCACTGGCCTTGGTAGTTTATTTCAAAAAATTCAAATCTCCGAATCTAAAGGGAGCCATTATAGCATTTTTACTTGGAGGAGTGGCCTTGGTCATCATCAACAATATCATCATTCCTGGTTTACCAAGCATCGCAGGTTCACTGGAAATCTTTTTTGTGAACAGCATAGGACTACCATTTGGCTCAGGAATTATTTTCTTCGTCTTCGTTTTCCTTGGGGCACTTATAGCAGCCTTAATTTATTCTATCAAATCAAAGCATGCCATTTTAAACACGGTATTGCTTTCATTGACCTTTATTTTGATTGGTTACGGCTCCTATGCCTTGATCGTCGTTCGTTCAAATGCCGACCCTGTCATCAATGAAAACGCGCCCAAAGATGTATTGAGCTTTGTAAGCTACCTAAAGAGGGAGCAATACGGCTACAGACCATTAATGCACGGACAGTACTTTACAGCAGAAGTGATTGATCAGAAAGAAGGAGACCCCGTTTATGTAAAAGGAGACAATAAATACGAGATCGTTGATTACGGAATTGTCAATGAATACGATCCTGAAAAAACAACCATCCTTCCTAGGATCTACTCCACCCAACCCAACCACAAACGTATTTATCGCGCCAAGCTAGGCTTAAGAGAAGGAGAAGAACCCACCTTTGCAGACAATATCTACTTTATGTTTTCCCATCAGCTGGGACATATGTACTGGAGATATTTCATGTGGAATTTCTCAGGGAGGGAAAGCGACTATACAGACGCTCCTGCAATGACCTTCTTATCTGCCTTTGAGGATTTCCCAAAATATATTTCTGAAAACAAAGCCCATAATAATTACCTCATGTTGCCCTTAATATTGGGAATTATTGGTCTGTTCTTCCAAGCTAAATATGATCAAAAATCCTTCTGGGTTACCATGATGTTGTTCCTGATGATGGGAGCTGTTTTGGTGCTATACCTAAATTCTCCTCCAGTGGAACCTAGGGAAAGAGATTATATCTATGTAGGGTCATTTTATGCCTTTGCCATTTGGGTGGGACTTGGCGTATTGGCCATTGCCCATGCCATTGCAAAAGTCAATAAAAACTTTGCCGTAGCCTCGATCATGGCCACCTTGATTGCCTTCCCTGTCCCCATGCTTATGGCCAACCAAAACTGGGATGACCATAATCGTTCTGACAGGTATTTTTCCGTAGATTCCGCTAGAAATTTCCTGGCCTCCTGCGAAGAAAATGCCATCCTATTTACCGGTGGTGATAATGACACTTTCCCTCTTTGGTATGTACAGGAAGTAGAAGGTTTCAGAACTGATGTAAGGGTAATCGTATTGAGCTATTTTGACACAGACTGGTATGTGGAGCAAATGACAAAACCTGTCAACCAATCCGCTGCCCTACCTTTCTCATTGGAGAAAAAGAATTTCAAAAAGGGCACAAATGATGTCTTGTACGTCAATGAAAGACAAGGGCTCAACGCTATTTCTGCCAAAGAATATTTGAGGCTTTTGAAAAACGAAAGTGACCTGCTGAAGATCAACTCTAATTTCTCAACGCCTGTTTACCAAGTCCCTTCTAAAAACTTGATCCTCGAAGTTGATTCCGCTAAAGTAATCAAACAAGGAATCATTCCTGAAGGAATGGAAGACCTGGTACTTAGCCAAATGAACCTAAAGGTTAAAGGCAGGTACATGACCAAAGGAAACCTTATGCTACTGGACATGATCGTTACCAATAACTGGGAAAGACCTATTTATTTCAATAATACCTCTCTGTCTTCTATTGGCTTTGAACTTAGAGACCATGTGGTAATGGAAGGACTTACCTATAGGTTATTACCTGTTCAAAAACCTGAGTCAGCAGATGAGTTCCTAGTCAATACGGACCTGGCTTATGAAAATGTCATGGAGAATTTTGCCTACCGCGGCATGAACAATCCCGACAACTATTTTGATGAAGAATACAGAAGGTTTACCTCCAACCATCGAAGTGCCCTTAACACCATCACCGGTGCACTATTGAGTGAGGGAGACTTGGAAAGAGCTGCAGATATTCAAAAGTTGAGTTTGGAGAAATTCCCTAATGAAGCCATCCCATATGACTTGGCAAATGGCCAATCGGTAATTTATCTCTTTGAAATGGGTGAAGACGATCTGGCCTTGGACATTATTGAAAAGCTCTCGGAAAGATCCTTTGAAACCCTTCAGTTCTATAGAGACAAGGGTAGAGAAATGGACCGTGATGCCATGATCTCTTTGGAAATGATGCGTTATTTCGTACCACTATTGCAAGAACGTGGTTATGATGAGCTAGCTACTAAAATCCAAAACAATTTAGACATTGTCCTTGGGCCATCTGGAAGCCCTGGAATGTTAAATAACACAAAATAA
- a CDS encoding Lrp/AsnC family transcriptional regulator, with translation MDNSIKVKFDKIDRKILEILQANAKITNAQLSKDIGLSPAPTLERVKKLEQSGIIKSYHAKLDPERIGLGVSTFVLVSLIGHNKANIDAFMKEINAVPEVIECHHITGTGDFILKIISKDINSYQKLMLEKVSEIKEVDSMQSMVILSTFKDSKVLPIPM, from the coding sequence ATGGATAATAGCATAAAAGTAAAATTCGACAAAATTGACCGCAAAATCCTAGAAATACTTCAGGCAAATGCGAAAATCACCAATGCCCAACTTTCCAAGGATATTGGTCTTTCTCCAGCACCTACTTTGGAGCGTGTTAAGAAACTAGAGCAGTCTGGAATTATCAAGAGTTACCATGCAAAGCTTGATCCAGAAAGGATCGGTTTGGGTGTGAGTACTTTTGTGTTGGTGAGCTTGATCGGTCATAACAAAGCCAATATTGATGCCTTTATGAAGGAAATCAATGCAGTTCCGGAAGTAATTGAATGTCATCATATTACAGGTACGGGTGATTTTATACTTAAAATTATCTCTAAGGATATTAACTCATATCAGAAACTGATGCTAGAGAAAGTAAGTGAAATCAAAGAGGTAGATTCTATGCAATCTATGGTTATCCTTTCTACTTTCAAGGATAGTAAGGTTTTGCCAATCCCGATGTAA
- a CDS encoding DUF2141 domain-containing protein, which produces MKLLVLILALLYPAERFNTTVLSIDNLEFSLGGQVKIQVYEQGFVNDIERKSVWETTVKVSESCLPITLEKLPAGSYMIAVFHDSNANGKMDYTFFGRPKEGYSFSGRFNCDAKSAGPKLHYINLKEGFQHVNLHLCY; this is translated from the coding sequence ATGAAGTTACTCGTTTTAATATTGGCTTTGCTTTACCCGGCAGAGCGATTCAACACCACCGTCCTCTCAATTGATAACCTCGAGTTTTCTTTGGGCGGACAGGTGAAAATACAAGTTTATGAGCAAGGGTTTGTCAATGATATAGAGAGGAAATCGGTGTGGGAAACAACGGTAAAGGTTTCAGAAAGTTGCTTACCGATAACATTAGAAAAATTGCCTGCGGGATCATATATGATAGCGGTATTTCATGATAGCAATGCCAATGGTAAAATGGATTATACGTTTTTTGGAAGGCCCAAGGAAGGTTATAGTTTTTCCGGGAGATTTAATTGTGATGCCAAATCAGCTGGTCCCAAACTCCATTATATCAATTTAAAGGAAGGGTTTCAGCATGTGAACCTTCATTTATGCTATTAA
- a CDS encoding GNAT family N-acetyltransferase, which produces MGYSIDKVDAAEFPVLVEIWEASVRATHNFLEEGDIEYFKPLILNQYLGLVDLTCVRNENGMPLGFIGVAENKVEMLFVHPEAMGRGIGKLLMNHAIGNLNSNKVDVNEDNAQAVGFYLHLGFRIVSRSALDAMGKPYPILHMELNNEMDR; this is translated from the coding sequence ATGGGCTATTCAATTGATAAGGTTGATGCTGCCGAGTTTCCGGTATTGGTGGAAATATGGGAGGCTTCTGTTCGGGCTACACATAATTTTCTGGAGGAAGGGGATATCGAATATTTCAAGCCTTTGATTTTAAACCAGTATTTGGGACTGGTGGATTTGACTTGTGTTAGGAATGAAAATGGGATGCCCTTGGGCTTTATTGGTGTGGCAGAAAATAAAGTGGAAATGCTTTTTGTCCATCCTGAGGCCATGGGCAGGGGGATAGGCAAGTTGTTGATGAATCATGCCATAGGAAATCTTAATTCCAATAAAGTAGATGTTAATGAAGATAATGCGCAGGCAGTGGGTTTTTATCTTCATTTAGGGTTTCGTATAGTCAGTCGTTCAGCACTGGACGCTATGGGGAAACCTTATCCTATATTGCATATGGAGTTGAACAATGAAATGGACCGATAG